TAgatcgccattttttggttaaactgactcacgtgctctaccgggtctgctcAGCCGTTATAGATGGCGAACGTCGGTTGGTTGAAGTGTCGAGGCaacttagccccttcgattctatacGTGAAGGGTGAGACCTTGAAACCTGGTCTAGCGCCCTCTTCATAGCATCGTTTCCCGAacccttgctggatgggctctcatattTCCGTACAGAGCATGGTTCcctttcgtaagaaaaggtttcacttgggggggtcctctACCTCCGTCGGTAACTCGCATCCTCCGCATTAGAGGACTCGTCTGAGCCAGAGGGAGATCGTTTTCGCTGCACACGACGCAActtccttttcaggtcatctatctctcgctgcatggcctgatgactatttcgcctctgggacacgtgactacctgtctgagtgtgactctggctcgtccagatagtatgcacacttccctcacgattccttCTGCCGCCTAGGTTGGCAGGGTTATTTTGCCTTTGGGACTCAACCGGTTGTGTCTGTTGGGAGTTagcctggtgaggattctcctggtgtggacctagttctgccatgctcgaccgtCGTGCTAGCTAATACCctagttctccccacagacggcgccaattgtagttgcacgattttcctggtccAAATCCTactgatcaggccttggcccaaggcgcaacacacaataaatctttgtagaggatgggtcaaagaacttagcctcagtgaacttagCCGGTTTGACGCATTGACAATGTTATTgcagaaacaaaaaacacaagaatggatgtctaacagaagattctatttcctggGCACAGATCATACATTTTTCGTCCCTCtttttgagggactccactaaaTTATATAggtctctcattcttatctgaaccttacacttgttgatcatctaagcccccacttgagcacctgtcctatcagacacccttatcactcccttgtgagttgcagtggtcaaggtagcactgttcaggggtcttttcctcattaatgcggctaagagggtggttgtgacacatttaatgtggtggtggcagctttccatgagatattttgggttttattcttttttatatgcttggaggatgaactgcaatggttggggcgagctcttgATCCGGACTTCGTAATGTctgaggaggagttactcctcggacaggtttcttttaccgcaatTAGATTTAAATGATGTTTgggctatgacttctcctcaGACAGGATTcttctcggacgggcccgtagtttaattagcccattattttgggctgGGCCCCACAGTAAGTATTATAAAAACTCCAAACGGCAGGTTCTTATTGACTGTTAATGGTGATTGTTATGAAATTGTTGCACTTCTCATAAGAATTTAGGGGAGTTTCAAGTTCGACAGTTTTAAACCAATCCCAATAAGGTTGGGAAACCACCCACCATCACACAGTGGAGGAGGTTGGAATGTTTGCAATGGTTTCAATCAGTTCAGTTGAATAGTTGACAATATGTACCCGTTTGGTTCAACTTTTAGAGcctaaaagttgcgttttgcaAAACGCTGGCCCAAAAATTGCGTTTGGTAATAACAAAACGCAACTTTGGGTCAAAAGTTGCGTTTTAAAAAACGCCCAAAACGCGCATCAGCCCTTATGCGAAGCATCAGGTCCATTTTCCAAAAGTCCTTGGGCGTTTTGGGGTATCCGTTGGGGTGAGCAGGCAATTACGAAATTACCCTTCAAATGCTCATGTCTTCAGAGATCGCACAGGCACTTCATTTCACTTTGGGTCTCTCTGCTCTGCGCAAGCTCCTTCGTTCCTCTCATCTCTGTGCTGCTACAAGTAACAACTTTCCGCTCGTaagtctctcttttcttttgtcatcCGTTGGtcgtcttcttcctcttcttcttcttctttcttcgtcttcttcaaCGGGCCTTcctctgtaattttttttttttttttatttgtctaatCTGATCTGAGAAATACATTTTGCAAGTAGAGTTTTGATCAAAAAAACCCCAAGCAACACGGATCTGCTACCCAAAGCCACCAGGTACCAACATTgatctggaatttttttttttttttttaccaagctgaaaaaaagaattttcagATCTTGCATGCTTTGTTCTTGCTAAAGATATATTTGTTCTCTTGCCGGGTACTGAAAAAGCTTTATGGGTACATGCTtcgtaatttatttattttttatttgtgtttttgtggaTGCTCTGTCTCATGCGATATCtgatttgggtattttattagtatgatttgggtattttagaaatataaagaatgagaaggaaagaagaattttcagaagaaatataaatatttttgataCTGGTTGATATGGTTCGTTGTGTATGTGACATTGTGGAATATTGGCTTTGTTGGTTGCTACATGGTGAAGTGCTGATGGGGTGTTGATTGGAAATGGatggtagagatgttgttgttgctggatgcataatatttttatttattagttattagCATGAACTGAAATTAGTTTTGtgtaaattttagtttttgtttttatccttTTTGGGTCTAACTTGTGATTGGTTTTAAGGAATCTTTCTAATTTTGGTCCTTGAATTTAACATAAACTAGTAAGGTTTTTTACTAAATTTGATATTTCGTATTCATTAATGGCCGTATAGGAAAGGTAATGGAGCCAAGGAGGTTGTACAGAGTAATCACGAAGTAAAAGTCTATAATGGTGTGGACAAATATTAcaaattgtaataaaatgatAAGAATTAACCTCTTGGACAATAGCCTTGCACTAGTATTATTTCATAGTGCCTTGCaaactaaaatgaaataattatagtCAGTAACTTAAGACAACTCCCTTTTTTTGTTAGTAATTATAgatggatgatgatgaagaagaggacCCGCACACAGTGCAGCAGCTGGTCTAGCTGCTGCACTGTGTGCAGCTTGGGCTGCTGCACTGGGTTGCACACAGTGCAGCAGCTAGACTAGCTGCTGCACCTGTGTGCAACCCAGTGCAGCAGCCCAAGCTGCACTGGCTGCTGCACTGTGTGCAGCTTGGGCTGCTGCACTGGGTTGCACACAGTGCAGCAGCTAGACTAGCTGCTGCACCTGTGTGCAGCCCAGTGCAGCAGCCCAAGCTGCACTAGCTGCTGCACTGTGTGCAGCTTGGGCTGCACACTGCACTGGCAGCTAGTCCAAGCTGCAACATGGATGAttataattctattttttgcatTCTATTTTTTGCATTCCCGGCTGGAattctattttttgcatttcttatgGTTGGTTAACTTTATAGATGGGTAAAAAGACTACTTCCAACTCTGAGGTAAAAAAGGCTAGAGCAGACTGGGATATTAATCCAACGTGGACAACTACCTTTTGTAACATTTGTGTGGAACAAATTCAAGCCGGGAATAGAACAAAAGGTGCTGGCTTTAGTACCAAAGGTTGGGTCAATTTGGTGACCAAATTTTGTAATGAGACCGGTCTAAACTATGATAAGGACCAATTAAAAAGTAGGTGGGATGTATTGAAAGGTGACTGGAGAGTGTGGGAAAGATTGAAGAATCTTGACACAGGTTTAGGTTGGGATGCAGAGAAGGGAACGATTGCTGCTCCTGATGAATGGTGGGACCTAAAGTTGAAGGTGAGTTgagtattttattaatatgtagtTAGTtgaagatagttttttttatattattgttatatgAGTGAAATTACAATTACATATTGTAGGAATTACCCAAAGCCAAAAAGTTTCGAGAGAAAGGTCCACAGAATCTAGAACAACTTGATATAATGTTTAGAGATGTTGCAGCAACTGGGGTAGCTGCATGGACCCCTTCTTCAAATTCACTCCCTCCAACAATGCCAGAAGAGGGTGCTGGTGATTCAGATGGTAGCTCCGAATTTAAGGATAACCAATGTGACATGAGTTTAGACATTGATAGTTTGCAGCAAGGACAAACTAGTCAATCACGTAGTTCAGGACAAAAGCGAACTAGTGTATCAATACCCTcacagaagaaaaagaagaagataggagGAGCTGCAATGTTGGACGATCGTATGTGTCAATTAATAACTGCATGTCAAAATAGGTCTGAAGGTACTTCTCGAGAGTCACCAAGTTCAGTTGATAATGTTATGACGATTGTGAGAGCACTTCCTGGAGTGGAAAGTTCGTTCGTGGTTCAAGCTTCCTATATCTTACTAAAAAAGTCACGTAGGGAGATGTTCCTAAC
This DNA window, taken from Quercus robur chromosome 2, dhQueRobu3.1, whole genome shotgun sequence, encodes the following:
- the LOC126715330 gene encoding L10-interacting MYB domain-containing protein-like; this encodes MGKKTTSNSEVKKARADWDINPTWTTTFCNICVEQIQAGNRTKGAGFSTKGWVNLVTKFCNETGLNYDKDQLKSRWDVLKGDWRVWERLKNLDTGLGWDAEKGTIAAPDEWWDLKLKELPKAKKFREKGPQNLEQLDIMFRDVAATGVAAWTPSSNSLPPTMPEEGAGDSDGSSEFKDNQCDMSLDIDSLQQGQTSQSRSSGQKRTSVSIPSQKKKKKIGGAAMLDDRMCQLITACQNRSEGTSRESPSSVDNVMTIVRALPGVESSFVVQASYILLKKSRREMFLTFKDPEVQLEWLQGMIYNQKK